ACTTACATTGTAGAGCACTTTAACTTTGGCATTTCGGGCTTTTCTGCATGAGGCCCGGTTTTGAGGTAAAGCCGATGCCGTAAAGTGGCCAATGAGGCTTTTTAAGGTaccttaacattttttttttctaaacgaTGATAATCACTCGGTTGATTAGTGGAATATAAtacaagaaaaacaacaaaaggggTGGAGATCTAATTTCGGGCTTCAAAGTACGAAATAATTGTTTTCCTTCCATCCTTTCTACCCAGCTGGTTTGGTGATCACTGCTACTGCTAGGGTTTGTCAAAGTGTCTATGCAGTCCATGTTAGATTGTGTCCCACCAGACCGTAAATAATTGAATAGTTGTATCCAAGTGAGGTTAcaagttttaatttattaacatacaAACCACGTATACACGCGTGATCAAGAACGAAATATAGCCTGTTTCTAAcagttgaaataattaaaaggtAAGCAGACAAATGGTGCCCTATAATGTTCCTAGGATCTGGCTATTTCAACAACAAATGATGCCTACCTCTCCGCTCCCAAGTAGCACAAATAGGTTAATGCAATGAACAAGCTTTCTGCTAATAATTCAGCAATGTTCTCTTTCGATGTCACAATTCAAGAGAACACGGATTGGCTATTGATATAGTGAGTACAATTGACACATGGGGTCAACACCTTCTACAACACAAGTGGATATGACTAAAACTAGAACAGTTGTAAAGGTAAAGAAAGGACATGTGTCACACAAACTTCTCAATCAATTTACAGATGTTCTTATTCTGGATCAAAATTTACAACAAGTTCCACTTTCTATCAAAGAGAACCCAGAAAAAACACCTATCAATCTCAATAAAATGTGGAACAATCcattgcaaaaaagaaaaaaaaaaaaactagtttaaCCAACTCTGATCAGCTTCAAGACGTCAATCAAGTTCCAGTACAACTTTACCAGGAATGAGCTTCTTGTCTTTTGCCTCATGAGCTTCTTTTACTTGTGTTATGGGAAACGTTTTATACACAGGTATCTTCATCTTCCCAGCTTCACATAGCTTTCGAATCTCAATTAAACCATCTAAGTCAGCCCTCATATATGTCCATGAGTATTCTGTATCACAAGGAAAAAAGGGGATTAGGCTTtacattcttttaaaaaatttcaaaaggcATTTGCCAGCATGGGTAAAAACAAGAAGGAAGTAAACACCACCCTTGGTTTCTAACTTACAAAGGAACCAATGTacaaaattatgattatgatcAACAGGGAATGCCATGCGCAGACATAATTAGAAAGAAAGATTGAGAGAGCAGCTgttaaatcattaaataaatgtgtttttaactttttctacTAGGAAACTGGGGATGCAACACGGGATTTGATTTCAGCATATCTTCAATCTTGCTTCATTAATTAACAAGCAGCAAGAAAGCCTGATATCAATCTCACATGCCACAATTGACTATCTCCTCATAGATCCCTATTTTTGccaaaaaaatgcaaagataTCATTTATGAATATCTGATATCTGGAAACACCTGAAGCTAAAAGGTTTCACAAAGGCTTAATCTGGTAATCCCATGAACATTATAATTCAGATGCATCTTTAAGTTGTATGATACACAGTTGGAGTAATTCACATGCATCTATAAGGCTTAGTTGGGTTGTTTCTTCGCTGAAAGTTTAATTCTAAGACAACATGTAATTGTGCAACACTGAAGATTATTGCAGCTTGCATAGTATAGGCTGCCTAATCAGGAATACTAGAATCAGAGTATGAAGAAATTACAGCAGAACCCATTAtcacatttttctaattttatcaatGCTTTAGAAGTTTAGAGTTCTACTTCAAAACTTTTCCTCCAAGGTGAGATAGGGGGCAGGAGAAAATTTCCTGTGATACTTTTTTAGATTAAACAAGAGCATTATGTCAATCAGCAGAACCCATTATTATTTCTAACTGTTATAATACCAGTTCTATCAATGTCAAACAGAAGGTAGAATTTACAAAGGAAATAAGTGACATACTTGAAGGtgtcaaaagaaaaatagcatGTGATAGTCTGGAAATTTCTACCTATTCCATGAGAGAATCGATATAGAAgctgttttttcaataaaacagCTGTAGCTGCAGGAAGCCCAATAGTCAGTCCATATCTATCAGACAATGATGCTGCCTCACCCTtcaatgaaatagaaaaaatagaagattgaagaaaagacgttttttttaagaaaaacatcTAAAAGGTCATTCTGGCAATGAATTGAGTATATCTGCAAGTGTGATAAAGATGAAAAAGTTGATAAACTTTCATATACTACCTGAAGTGTCATGTAGTGTCCACCTCGTTTTAGAAAATTAATGCCCATCCGTTCTGTCTCAGGCACACCAATAGTGTCCAAAACAGCATCAAACTTTCCCTTTATAGCCAATTCAACATCCTGTCAATCCAGAATGAAGTTATAAGACAGATCAGATCTTATGCAAGATGCACTAGAATAAAGCATAAGCTTAAAGACCAAATTGTCTttgaattttagtattttttatttaggggATGATTGTACTATTCCATCAACTTACTGGATGATTATAATATAAGGTTATTAGCTTTAGTCCTCTATTACTTCTAATTTTATATCTGAGTTAGAAGTATTCCACTAATTTTCATATGTCTGGGTCTTGGGTTGCATATGGGCTTGAGGTTTatgttaattactaattaggTCTTATTGGCTcatattttaatccttaaattttacttatgggTAGTATTAGGGAGTCTCAATCCTTATGGGATTAGGATTTATTTGCATTTCTTGGAGTATAAGTTAAATTAGGATAATGGCTTAGTTGTTACTGCTGTTCTATATAAATGTAATTGGACAACTAAAACTaaatagataaatttatttagattATTAAACCCCAATTGCCATTCCCAAGCACTTACTTATCtgcatattataattattttcattatcttcccaattactataaaattttattttactataggATCGtagattttataaatttctactttatttacaattttttctttttattaattattattttattttattgattattaaaaataattaaatacagtattaaaaagaaagaaataattcattttaccaTTGAACACACATTTGCCACATTCATCAAAGGCCAACTATCAACTCTTTTAAAATGTCTGTTTTATCTTCCATTTTAGCatcttattttctgtttttgatcAAAGGCCAATCAGTATGTTATGTATTGTTGTTTTCCCTTTCaggaaatttaatttcaaaacaaaaaacttcaaTAGCAAGGTTTGTCTAATTGAAATATCTGAACAATTGACaggaaaaatgataaaaagaagaTTCATCACCACCTCAGCAACATAATCGACAGCCTGATCTGCACCAGCTGCTAACAATCTGTCTACGCTTTGACTTCCACAAGTAGTTACAACAGAGCAACCAGCAGCTACTGCAAGCTGAACTGCAGACAACCCTACTGCTCCTCCACCTCCGACTACTAATATCCGTTGTCTGTTTGAGATAAGCTTAAAGTATATAAGTGAGTGGAACGAGAGCTGTTAGCAAGCTGAACATTTAGTGGGCGATGAaaatacacaaaatgaaaattccaaATGAACAGTAAATTTTTGtgcaaaaatcaattttcaccAATAGAAATCATAATCTTATCAATATAAACATACCCCTCGCTTATTCTAGCTGTACTTTTTAGAGCACGCCAAGCTGTCAATGCAGCAAAAGGAATGGCACTGGCTTCCTACaagattaaaaggaaaaaagaagataaaaaaaggttaaaagcATGGCTTGAATGATCCAAAGTAAACAACGGGGAAAAATCATGGTCAATTGTAGATGTAGATAGAAACCACTAATTATTTTGTAACAAGTAAATTATAAGCGTGCTGATAAAACCAATGAATGTATTGGACATAAACAGACAAAGATTATTGTTATACCTAAATAATCTCTCACCTAATTTGATCagggaaagaaagaataataatagCCAATGTGAAATGAGTATATGAAGTAATCCAAAATATTGCATGATCTATAGTATGGTTCATCCCACCCAATGCACACGTCTAAACATTTCCTTCAAGCAACAGATCTTAAAATAATGATGCTCCTCCAAGTACTGGAAGAtacataatgaaaatttaattactGTCATGAATTTAATCACAGTAAATTAAATCCCTCACTATTGCAGAACCTGTGCATCATATTGACTGCAACAATACAGCTCAGTACTTAAATATATTCCACTTCTGTATTGACCATTGGTTACAAAGAGAGCAAGATCCTACACCGCAACTCATTCACAATACACTTCCAAGGTTTGGTGTCATTCACCATATACTTTGACTAATCCTGACAACAGATTGATGCATCAAATCAAGAAGTTACAAACAGCTAGCCTAAAAAGGATAAAGGAAACATAGAGCACGCACAGAACTGAAATGGAATAGAATCAATAGATAGCTCGTGTTCCACTCTGCTCTCTATGGTGCCACCCTTTTAACTAGAACCAACatatactactttttttttatcaccatgTCTAGTTCTGTTCTATTTTCAAAATGCGCAATGcaaacatataataaaatttcacaCTCCATGTCTCGTGTGTTATTTTAACAAGTCTACTACATGCAATCGTGCACTCAAAGTTACACATACATCAAGGATCACAGCACCAAATATCAAATTCAATAGACCTAACTATCACTAATCACGAAACTACAACATACCACATGAGTAAGTGAATCCGGTTTCGGAGTAACCTCCTCTTCGGAGAGAATCGCGTAATCCGAGTAAGTGCCTCTCACGGCAGTGGGATGCAGTGCCCCGAAAACCTGTTCTCCCACACTCACCGACCTCACCTTATCTCCGACCGCCGAAACCTCGCCGCTGACGTCGCGCCCCAAAATGAGAGGCAACAGCGGCTCGAAGATGGAACGCCCGTAGCCAGCACGCATCTGAAAGACACAAACCAACAGTTCAAGAAAATCTCAAAATCAGTTCAAGCAATTCCCCAAAACAGCTCAAGAAAATTTCGAAACAGTTAACCGGATTCTCGAAACAGTTCAAGAAATTTTGAACAGCAACTAACTTACTCGGGTGTCCAAGGGGTTGACGGAGACGGCGCGCGCACGAACGAGGACATCGTGAGGCTTGAGCGGAGGGACTGGCACGTGCGAGCGAAGCTGGAGCACGTGCGGGCCGCCGAATGAGGGGAGAAGCACGGCTCTGCAGTCGGAAACGTATGATTTGAGACGGTGGTAGCTGAAAGCAGAGGGCGTGATTCGTGTGAACTCGCAATTGCTTGGAATTCTCATATTTCTCAACTTTATGGGAATGTGAGTTTCAGAgcattagggtttagggtttgttgAAGTGGAATTTGAAGAGTGTGCATGTGAAAGAAAGAAGGGGGAATTGGAACGTGTCTGTGTTTTGGTCCGCAGAGAGAGAAGAGGTGGAGATTGCGTTTCGTTGCGTTTAGGCGTTACTGTTAATGGCGCCTTTGCTCGTTGCCACGCTAAATACTTGGTTCCcttataaatcaatttaaatttaagagagaGAGTGACTACAAAAGAATCCAAAGTAGCCTAACCTAACACAATTCGTGATCAAGTAAAGAATATGTGAACTTATTCAccttagaaaaatataaaaaccaagTATGAAAAAATTCACATTCCTCGTTCAATTCATGGAAGTTCTTCGTAAGCTGAATTTGCGGTTATCTTgctcttttttaattatctagTGTTGGGAGAAAACaagcataaattaatttatatataagcttatgaaaaatgaaccCCCCAAGTGATAGTTGTAATTCAGAATATATTAGATATAATGTCTAATTGTGAGTTTGTTAAGTTTGTACTTAGACTATATAAATGGTCTAATGTGTAATTTAgttttcaataatatttatcTCATCATTTTGAGTGTGTGTGATTCCCTagttttttctccttctctccAACAGAATTGGTATCATGAGCTCCATGTTCTAAGGACCAAGAGGGACGAGAAAAGTGGGTTCTTGAGTGAAAAATCTGAGTGTGAGTGCAAACAGTGTGAGAGAATTATGAGATTCAAACACTGTGAGGATCCTTCAAGTGTAAACTGTTGAGAGCTGTGAGATTGTGAGTGAAGCGATCTTGTTGAGTGTTAATTTTCAAGATTCGTGTGATTTCAGATCTTGCGTAAGATTCTTGGCGAATTCTTGAAGAGTTTTTGTGAAGATTGATCGAGACGGCATCATGAATGGTCACATACCTGGAAACTTACCAGTTCTTGATGGGAAAAACTGATCCAAATGGAACGTGCAAATGAGGGCCCTATTTGGATTTCAGGATGTGTATGAGGTTATTCAGAATGGAGTTGAAGAACCTAAAGCCACCACATCAGATGCTCAAAGACAAGCGTTGAAGGATTTGAAGAAGAATGATTGTAAGACACTTTTTTTCTTGCATCAATGAGTTGATTCTGCATATTTTGAGAAAATTGTTATTGCCACAACTTCGAAAGAAGCATGGGACATTCTTGCAAAGGCTTGTTCTGGTGATGACAAGTTAAAGAAGGTGAAGTTAAACACCTTGAAGAGACAATATGAGCTCCTCCAAATGGAAGACAATAAGAGGGTCTGTGATTATTTCACAAAATTGCTCAGAATTGTGAACCAAATGCAAGAATGTGGTGAAAAATTCAAAGATCAAGATTTGGTCGAGAAGGTGATGAGAACCTTAACTCCTCAATTTGATGGGAGAGTTGCTATAGTTGAGGAGGCCAGGGACTTATTTGAGATGAAAATTGAAGAGCTGCAAGCCTCTCTAGAGGCACATGagttgaaaatgaatgagaaaaGCTTAATAAAATCGCAAGATGAGGCTCTATATGCTTCAAAATAGAAGCAAAGAGGAAAGAACAAGAAGTGGAAAGGAAATATTAAGTGGCAGAGCAACAAGCACGAAGGAAAGAACTCTTCATTTCAAGGCAATCATGATCATAATGATTCTGATAAGGATCAATCAGTATCATATGGGAGAAAAAAGGAACCAGGATCAAATAATAAGGGTGGAAAAGGAAAGTTTGGCAAGAGTAAGATCAAATGCTACAATGGTCAAGGCTGGGGACACTTTGCAAATGAATGTGGAAGTGCAAAtgtaagagagaagaagaagaaatacagTAAAAATGAGGCTCATATGACATAAGCAAAGCAACAAGATGATAGTGAAAGTGATTCAGATGGAGAAGCAGTTGTATATATGACAACAACCTGTAACTTTAGCAGTAGTGGAGATTCAGAAACATGGCATTTGGACACTGGTTGCTCAAATCACATGACTTGTAATTTGAGTTGGCTAGTGAGTCTTGATGATAATAAGAAATGCACTATAAAGTTTGCAGATCACAGTATTATCAGAAGTGTGGAAATTGGGAATGTTGCTTTCAGAAGGAGTAATAGAAGCCTTGTAGTAATAGAAGAGGTGATGTATGTGCCAGATATGAGGTGTAATTTGATGAGCTTGGGCCAGCTTCTTGAGAAAGGATTTTCAGCATCCTTAAAGAACAAGTTTCTAGATTTGCTAGATCCAAGTGATGTGAGAGTGTTTAAAGTCCCATTGTCTAGAAATAGAACTTTTCAGGTGAACATGAATAATGCTTATGTGCAGTGTCTGGCATCAACTGCCAATGAAGATGAAAGATGGCTTTGGCATTGAAAACTTGggcatttaaattttaagggAATGAATCAACTTCAGTCACAGAAGTTAGTTGAGGGCTTGCCCAGGATCGAAGTTCCTAATAAGATTTGTGAGAGATGCTTGACAAGCAAGCAACTTAGgaactttttcaaatcaaaatcaccTGCAAGAGCAACTGAAGTGCTAAGAGTGGTTCACTCTGATGTATGTGGCCCACTGGAAGTGTCTTCAATGGGAGGtaacaaatattttgtaaattgatGAATTTAGTATAATGATGAGGTTATACCTGATTAAAGCCAAAAGTGAAGTGCCATCTGTTTTCAAAGAGTTCAAAATGTTGAGTGAAAATCAAAGtgaaaagtcaatcaaaatcaTTAGAATTGATGGTGGAGGAGAGTACACATCTAATGATTTTGAATCTTTCTGTACTCATCATGGTATAATACACGAGATCACTGCTCCCTATACTCCTCAGCATAATGGTTTGGCTGAGAGGAGGAACATGACAGTGATGAACATGGCAAGGTGTATGTTGAAAGAGAAGCACTTGCCATCCGAT
Above is a window of Glycine soja cultivar W05 chromosome 12, ASM419377v2, whole genome shotgun sequence DNA encoding:
- the LOC114377912 gene encoding reticulon-4-interacting protein 1, mitochondrial-like, whose protein sequence is MRIPSNCEFTRITPSAFSYHRLKSYVSDCRAVLLPSFGGPHVLQLRSHVPVPPLKPHDVLVRARAVSVNPLDTRMRAGYGRSIFEPLLPLILGRDVSGEVSAVGDKVRSVSVGEQVFGALHPTAVRGTYSDYAILSEEEVTPKPDSLTHVEASAIPFAALTAWRALKSTARISEGQRILVVGGGGAVGLSAVQLAVAAGCSVVTTCGSQSVDRLLAAGADQAVDYVAEDVELAIKGKFDAVLDTIGVPETERMGINFLKRGGHYMTLQGEAASLSDRYGLTIGLPAATAVLLKKQLLYRFSHGIEYSWTYMRADLDGLIEIRKLCEAGKMKIPVYKTFPITQVKEAHEAKDKKLIPGKVVLELD